A part of Caretta caretta isolate rCarCar2 chromosome 1, rCarCar1.hap1, whole genome shotgun sequence genomic DNA contains:
- the LOC125628825 gene encoding olfactory receptor 52E8-like — MQATLFCLKVGDLLSYSMSDSNTTDFSSPSTFILLGIPGLEAAHVWISIPFFIMYTVTLLGNFTILFIVKTEPRLHVPMYYFLCMLAVTDLVLSTSTMPKILSIFWFNSREIDFSLCFTQLYFIHCCIAMESGIIVAMALDRYVAICDPLRHSTTLTNCFVAKIGLAVVLRGSILALPYPFLARRWPYCRTNIISHTYCEHIAVVKLACADIRISSYYGLSVAFLVIGLDVSFITVSYIQILRAIFSLPTKDARIKTFGTCGSHLCVILAFYIPALFSFLTHRFGHNVPPHFHILMANMYILLPSMLNPIIYGVRTKQVRDRLIWHVTHIE, encoded by the coding sequence ATGCAGGCGACACTGTTCTGCCTCAAAGTTGGAGACCTTCTCTcctactccatgtcagattccaacacaaccgacttctccagcccctccaccttcatcctgctgggcattcctggcctggaggcagcccacgtctggatctccatccccttctttaTCATGTACACCGTCACCctcttggggaacttcaccatcctgttTATCGTGAAGACAGAGCCGAGGCTCCATGtgcccatgtactatttcctctgcatgctggctgtCACCGACCTGGTCCTGTCTACATCTACCATGCCCAAAAttctgagcatcttctggttcaattccagggagataGATTTTAGTTTGtgcttcacccagctctacttcatTCACTGCTGTATAGCGATGGAGTCTGGAATCATCGTGGCCATGGCTTTGGATCGTTACGTGGCCATCTGTGATCCGCTGAGACATTCCACCACTCTGACCAACTGCTTTGTAGCCAAGATCGGCCTGGCCGTGGTGCTGCGTGGCAGCATTCTTGCACTGCCCTATCCTTTCCTGGCAAGGCGGTGGCCATATTGTAGAACCAACATCATCTCCCACACATACTGTGAGCACATAGCCGTGGTGAAGCTGGCCTGCGCCGACATACGCATCAGTAGTTACTACGGCCTCTCTGTGGCATTCTTGGTGATTGGTCTGGATGTGTCTTTTATCACTGTGTCCTATatccagatcctcagggccatctttAGCCTCCCCACAAAAGACGCCCGGATCAAGACTTTTGGgacctgtggctcccacctctgtgtcatTTTAGCATTTTATATCCcagctctcttctccttcctcacacACAGGTTTGGTCACAATGTGCCCCCGCATTTCCACATTCTCATGGCCAACATGTACATTCTACTGCCCTCCATgctaaaccccatcatctacGGGGTGAGGACCAAACAGGTCCGGGACAGGCTGATCTGGCACGTTACTCATATTGAATAA
- the LOC142072210 gene encoding olfactory receptor 52M1-like isoform X2 gives MLHSNTTDFTNPSTFLLLGIPGLEAAHVWISIPFCAMYAIAVLGNFTILFIVKSEPSLHGPMYYFLCMLAVTDLVLSTSILPKTLSIFWFNSGEIDFNACLTQLYFIYCFSWMESGIFVAMAFDRYVAICNPLRYSTILTNPVVAKIGLAVVLRGGMFILPYPLLARRWPYCKTNIIPHSYCEHIAVVKLACADIRISSYYSLSVAFFFFGLDVFFIIMSYIQTLRAILSLPTKDARLKTFGTCGSHLCVILAFYIPTLFSALMHRFGHNVPLHLHILTANMYLLVPPMLNPIIYGVRTKQIRDRLLRLIIHKGA, from the exons ATGCTTC ATTCCAACACAACtgacttcaccaacccctccaccttcctcctgctgggcattcctggcctggaggcggcccacgtctggatctccatccccttctgtgcCATGTATGCCATAGCCgtcttggggaacttcaccattCTATTCATTGTGAAAAGCGAGCCGAGCCTGCATGGACCCATGtattatttcctctgcatgctagCTGTCACCGACCTGGTCCTGTCGACGTCCATCCTTCCCAAAAccctgagcatcttctggttcaattcgGGGGAAATAGATTTCAATGCCTGcctcacccagctctacttcatTTACTGCTTCTCATGGATGGAGTCTGGGATCTTTGTGGCCATGGCTTTCGATCGCTATGTGGCCATCTGCAATCCCCTGAGATATTCCACTATCCTGACAAACCCCGTGGTGGCCAAGATTGGCCTGGCCGTAGTGCTGCGTGGTGGCATGTTCATACTGCCCTATCCCTTACTGGCGAGGCGGTGGCCATACTGCAAAACCAACATCATCCCCCACTCTTACTGTGAGCACATAGCCGTGGTGAAATTGGCCTGCGCAGACATCCGCATCAGCAGTTACTACAGCCTCTCTGTggcattctttttttttggtctggatGTCTTTTTTATCATCATGTCCTATATCCAGACCCTCAGGGCTATCTTaagcctccccacaaaggacgCCCGGCTCAAGACTTTTGGGACTTGCGGCTCGCACCTCTGTGTCATCTTAGCCTTTTACATCCCAACTCTCTTCTCTGCCCTCATGCACCGGTTTGGCCACAATGTGCCCCTGCATTTACACATTCTCACTGCCAACATGTACCTCCTTGTGCCCCCCATGCTAAATCCCATCATCTACGGGGTGAGGACTAAACAGATCCGGGACAGGCTGCTCCGGCTCATTATTCATAAAGGGGCCTAA
- the LOC142072210 gene encoding olfactory receptor 52M1-like isoform X1, which produces MPDSNTTDFTNPSTFLLLGIPGLEAAHVWISIPFCAMYAIAVLGNFTILFIVKSEPSLHGPMYYFLCMLAVTDLVLSTSILPKTLSIFWFNSGEIDFNACLTQLYFIYCFSWMESGIFVAMAFDRYVAICNPLRYSTILTNPVVAKIGLAVVLRGGMFILPYPLLARRWPYCKTNIIPHSYCEHIAVVKLACADIRISSYYSLSVAFFFFGLDVFFIIMSYIQTLRAILSLPTKDARLKTFGTCGSHLCVILAFYIPTLFSALMHRFGHNVPLHLHILTANMYLLVPPMLNPIIYGVRTKQIRDRLLRLIIHKGA; this is translated from the coding sequence ATGCCAGATTCCAACACAACtgacttcaccaacccctccaccttcctcctgctgggcattcctggcctggaggcggcccacgtctggatctccatccccttctgtgcCATGTATGCCATAGCCgtcttggggaacttcaccattCTATTCATTGTGAAAAGCGAGCCGAGCCTGCATGGACCCATGtattatttcctctgcatgctagCTGTCACCGACCTGGTCCTGTCGACGTCCATCCTTCCCAAAAccctgagcatcttctggttcaattcgGGGGAAATAGATTTCAATGCCTGcctcacccagctctacttcatTTACTGCTTCTCATGGATGGAGTCTGGGATCTTTGTGGCCATGGCTTTCGATCGCTATGTGGCCATCTGCAATCCCCTGAGATATTCCACTATCCTGACAAACCCCGTGGTGGCCAAGATTGGCCTGGCCGTAGTGCTGCGTGGTGGCATGTTCATACTGCCCTATCCCTTACTGGCGAGGCGGTGGCCATACTGCAAAACCAACATCATCCCCCACTCTTACTGTGAGCACATAGCCGTGGTGAAATTGGCCTGCGCAGACATCCGCATCAGCAGTTACTACAGCCTCTCTGTggcattctttttttttggtctggatGTCTTTTTTATCATCATGTCCTATATCCAGACCCTCAGGGCTATCTTaagcctccccacaaaggacgCCCGGCTCAAGACTTTTGGGACTTGCGGCTCGCACCTCTGTGTCATCTTAGCCTTTTACATCCCAACTCTCTTCTCTGCCCTCATGCACCGGTTTGGCCACAATGTGCCCCTGCATTTACACATTCTCACTGCCAACATGTACCTCCTTGTGCCCCCCATGCTAAATCCCATCATCTACGGGGTGAGGACTAAACAGATCCGGGACAGGCTGCTCCGGCTCATTATTCATAAAGGGGCCTAA